TGGTGTGCCGTCAACGCATCGGCAGTTTCGCTTCAATCAGAACGACCGGACGTCCCGGTCTTGAGACGCCAGTTGGTCACGCCATAAATCACTGTCTCGTGATCTATCATGTGTGGACAGTACCCGGACTTTGTCCACCTCTGACTTCACACCATGAGCTTACAATGCCCGCTATCGGCCTTCCCCCTCTTCTACCGCCCGCCGCGACCGTTCAAAGCACAGATCAAGTCGTGGATCGAGAAGTCTGCGTGGCGATTTTTGCGTACAACGAACAGTCCTCAATCGTTGCATCCATCGAAAGCGTTCTGAAGTCGGCAGAGAATGCAGTGGCAGGCGAACATGTGCGGGTGGTTGTTCTGGTGAATGGTTGTACGGATCATACGGCCGCGAGAGTGGCGGAATTCGGTCGGCGGGATGATCGCGTCAGGCTGCAGGTAATCGAAGTCGGCGACAAAGCGAACGCCTGGAACACCTACGTTCACGAACTGGCGCAACTCGACAACGACAACCGACTGCATGTGTTCATGGACGGGGACGTCACGTGTACTCCGGATGCTATTTCGGCTATGGTAAAAGCCGCGCGGCAGGCACCAGCAGCGAAAGCGGTAGCGACTTTACCTGCTCCCGGAATCGGCCGTAACCGCCAGCTTAACGTTCAGCTGTACGATCAG
This DNA window, taken from Fuerstiella marisgermanici, encodes the following:
- a CDS encoding glycosyltransferase family 2 protein, with product MPAIGLPPLLPPAATVQSTDQVVDREVCVAIFAYNEQSSIVASIESVLKSAENAVAGEHVRVVVLVNGCTDHTAARVAEFGRRDDRVRLQVIEVGDKANAWNTYVHELAQLDNDNRLHVFMDGDVTCTPDAISAMVKAARQAPAAKAVATLPAPGIGRNRQLNVQLYDQDGAIFGNLYGLTSDFLRRVRERQIRIPRGAVGEDAIVTEMIAHDLRRKNSYDNRLAVCAAEPAGFVYPRLSPWRLRDIRLYINRRVRYAIRDHRLPLLRRIEFDDMPESMEPLDRQILTTLNKRRWLHPLQWLARRRLRRALQE